One window from the genome of Paraneptunicella aestuarii encodes:
- a CDS encoding chemotaxis protein CheW, which yields MNTEASLHSKQNDDDIQERIFGSHLETKSEWLSFQLSDLEYAVDILKVREIRIWEPCTRVPYAPHYVTGLINLRGAIVPIVDLRKRLGLEVKEYDAETVILIMDVELAEGHKTIGIVVDAISEVIETDSTNCQLSPEFDLAIEKRFVAGIADEDNSMIILLNTDTLLELEF from the coding sequence ATGAATACCGAAGCTTCACTCCATAGCAAACAAAATGATGATGATATTCAGGAAAGAATATTCGGCTCCCATTTAGAGACCAAGTCCGAATGGCTGAGCTTTCAATTATCGGATTTGGAATACGCCGTCGATATCCTGAAGGTACGTGAAATCAGAATTTGGGAACCCTGCACACGGGTTCCTTATGCGCCGCACTATGTCACAGGATTAATTAACCTGCGCGGCGCTATTGTCCCTATCGTCGATCTTCGTAAACGACTTGGGCTTGAAGTAAAAGAATATGACGCCGAGACCGTTATCCTCATCATGGATGTGGAACTGGCAGAAGGGCATAAAACCATTGGAATTGTGGTAGATGCAATTTCAGAAGTCATAGAAACAGACAGTACAAATTGCCAACTATCACCAGAATTTGATCTGGCAATAGAAAAGCGCTTTGTGGCGGGTATTGCAGATGAAGACAACAGCATGATCATCTTGCTGAACACCGATACTTTACTGGAATTAGAGTTTTAA
- the asd gene encoding archaetidylserine decarboxylase (Phosphatidylserine decarboxylase is synthesized as a single chain precursor. Generation of the pyruvoyl active site from a Ser is coupled to cleavage of a Gly-Ser bond between the larger (beta) and smaller (alpha chains). It is an integral membrane protein.), whose translation MLPDILKVKLQYVLPKHLLSRIVGKLAAAKAGWLTTKLIELFIKQYNVNMAEAEQENASDYATFNDFFTRPLKSGARPLCPDEDALLFPVDGAISQFGKIEQGQIFQAKGHSYSAETLLGGDKQLAEHFNDGQFMTIYLSPKDYHRIHMPVAGKLTDMVFVPGELFSVNPLTTANVPGLFARNERVVAIFDTEYGKMAMVLVGATIVASIETVWAGTIAPNVSNQVVHTRYTEKDGIELQKGDEMGRFKLGSTVVMLYQPDMIKFADVNPGDSTRMGERNGTLLSKSED comes from the coding sequence GTGCTACCAGATATTTTGAAAGTTAAATTACAGTACGTGTTACCCAAGCACCTGTTATCACGTATTGTTGGCAAACTTGCTGCTGCTAAAGCCGGATGGCTAACCACCAAACTCATTGAGCTGTTTATCAAGCAGTACAATGTCAATATGGCGGAAGCTGAACAGGAAAATGCCAGTGACTACGCCACCTTTAATGACTTTTTCACTCGTCCGCTAAAATCCGGAGCTCGGCCTCTATGCCCTGACGAAGATGCGCTGTTGTTTCCTGTAGACGGCGCGATCAGCCAATTTGGCAAAATAGAACAAGGGCAAATCTTTCAAGCCAAAGGTCATAGCTATTCTGCAGAAACCCTGTTGGGTGGAGACAAGCAACTGGCAGAGCATTTTAACGACGGTCAGTTCATGACTATCTACTTGTCACCGAAAGACTATCACCGAATTCATATGCCCGTTGCAGGCAAGCTTACCGACATGGTATTCGTTCCCGGCGAACTGTTCTCGGTCAACCCTCTCACAACAGCGAATGTGCCGGGATTATTTGCCCGCAATGAGCGCGTTGTCGCTATTTTCGATACCGAATATGGCAAGATGGCAATGGTATTGGTCGGCGCAACGATCGTAGCCAGCATCGAAACCGTTTGGGCAGGCACGATCGCACCAAATGTGAGCAATCAAGTCGTACACACCCGCTATACTGAAAAAGACGGTATTGAATTACAAAAGGGTGATGAAATGGGTCGTTTCAAATTAGGTTCGACGGTTGTCATGTTGTATCAACCAGACATGATCAAATTCGCCGATGTGAACCCAGGGGATTCAACCCGTATGGGCGAACGCAACGGCACGCTTTTAAGCAAAAGCGAAGACTGA
- a CDS encoding glycerophosphodiester phosphodiesterase, translating into MLVFAHRGASGDYPENTLLAMEKAIEQQSHGIEFDVQQAKDGLVVTHDRLIKNELNEKVWVAQHTVAELKQIVLPYNQQVPTLDEVMECIGGRCQANIELKTLEHLHELKEVLHRSTSEYGFFPEQLLISSFNHHILQTVSTWGMNIRIGALTASLPADYASFATQLRVNSVHADVNALSKEFVKDTQARGMHMLVYTVDQEQDIVRMMEWGVDGIFSNYPQQARDIIAAYSGQLR; encoded by the coding sequence ATGCTCGTATTTGCTCACCGAGGCGCTAGCGGCGACTACCCTGAAAACACCCTGTTAGCAATGGAAAAGGCCATCGAACAGCAGTCTCACGGTATAGAGTTCGATGTGCAACAAGCAAAAGACGGTCTGGTTGTGACTCATGATCGCTTGATCAAAAACGAATTAAATGAAAAAGTTTGGGTCGCACAACATACCGTAGCTGAGCTGAAACAGATTGTATTACCTTACAATCAACAAGTACCGACCTTAGACGAAGTCATGGAATGTATCGGTGGACGTTGTCAGGCCAATATCGAACTTAAAACGCTGGAGCATCTGCACGAGTTGAAAGAAGTTTTACATCGGTCAACCTCCGAATATGGTTTCTTCCCTGAGCAACTCCTTATTTCCTCATTCAATCACCATATACTACAAACCGTATCTACCTGGGGCATGAATATCAGAATTGGCGCACTCACTGCATCTTTGCCAGCAGATTACGCCAGCTTCGCAACACAACTCAGAGTAAATTCTGTTCACGCAGACGTTAATGCTTTAAGCAAGGAATTCGTTAAAGACACTCAAGCCAGAGGCATGCACATGCTGGTTTATACTGTTGATCAGGAACAAGACATTGTGCGCATGATGGAGTGGGGAGTCGATGGAATTTTCAGTAACTACCCGCAACAAGCCAGAGACATCATCGCGGCTTATTCCGGGCAATTGAGATAG
- the rsgA gene encoding small ribosomal subunit biogenesis GTPase RsgA encodes MAKRNKLTHKQKRQVGRNLQKRIDAKQQLPEDDTLLAEREGLVVGRFGQHTDVEDAEGQIYRCHIRRTIDSLVCGDEVIFRPAKDSSVKLNAVVEAVKPRRSLLSRPDYYDGIKPIAANIDQIFIVSSLLPALSLNIIDRYLVAAEDVAIPPIILLNKVDLASEEELEYIEEDMQTYRDIGYQVYMVSCETRQGIDELQALLKDKTSIFVGQSGVGKSSLINELLPHVNEQVGEVSLNSGLGQHTTTAAKLLHFPEGGQLIDSPGVREFALWHLPDEKVTWGFKEFRDYIGGCKYRDCKHRDDPGCLIREAVEEGKISEDRYISYLSILDGMEEQRPSFSTPKRK; translated from the coding sequence GTGGCAAAAAGAAACAAACTGACACACAAACAAAAACGGCAAGTTGGTCGAAATTTGCAAAAGCGAATCGACGCAAAACAACAATTGCCTGAAGACGACACCCTGCTCGCAGAAAGAGAAGGCTTGGTTGTCGGGCGTTTCGGCCAGCATACCGATGTTGAAGATGCCGAAGGCCAAATTTACCGTTGCCATATCCGCCGCACAATCGACAGCCTGGTCTGTGGCGACGAAGTCATTTTTCGCCCAGCCAAAGACAGCTCAGTAAAATTAAACGCGGTTGTCGAAGCTGTAAAACCTAGACGCAGCTTACTCAGCCGCCCGGATTACTATGACGGCATCAAACCCATTGCAGCCAATATCGACCAAATATTTATTGTGTCTTCCTTATTACCAGCGCTTTCGTTAAATATTATCGATCGCTATCTGGTTGCAGCCGAAGATGTCGCTATTCCTCCGATTATTTTGCTGAACAAAGTCGATTTAGCCTCCGAAGAAGAGCTGGAATATATTGAAGAAGACATGCAAACCTACCGAGACATCGGCTATCAGGTTTACATGGTTAGCTGCGAAACAAGGCAGGGCATCGACGAATTACAAGCTTTGCTGAAAGACAAAACCAGTATCTTTGTAGGGCAATCCGGTGTTGGTAAATCAAGCCTGATCAACGAGCTTTTACCTCATGTGAATGAGCAAGTTGGTGAAGTTTCCCTTAATTCAGGATTAGGTCAACACACCACTACCGCAGCCAAACTTCTGCACTTTCCAGAAGGCGGCCAACTTATCGACTCTCCGGGAGTGCGAGAATTCGCACTATGGCACCTGCCAGACGAGAAAGTCACCTGGGGCTTCAAAGAATTCCGCGACTATATCGGAGGCTGTAAATACCGCGATTGCAAACATAGAGACGACCCCGGATGCCTGATCCGTGAAGCAGTCGAAGAAGGAAAAATCAGCGAAGATCGATACATCAGTTATCTCAGCATTTTGGATGGCATGGAAGAGCAACGCCCGTCATTCTCTACACCCAAAAGAAAATAG
- a CDS encoding chemotaxis protein CheA, with protein sequence MTDPLERFRAVFFEESAEAIDAIERNLLSMNESNTAIDPEMINDIFRSAHSLKGGSATFGMGSLTEFTHVMETLLDKVRSSEIHMTQELIDCLFSSLDILRNLVAHYQYQDPINEQGMLQIRNELERLLGMPKATPQSAAAHKTQDEHESADDEPHTDWQINFIPHPEILSTGNDPLRYLEELAELGKLKTKCDVSKVPNLRELDPTQTYIQWQILLSPTEHVDRDVLDDVFLWIEDEADLTFKPIGATLEQSTANSNQQNEVREEPETPPIKTVTTAPIKAAPSEAAVPQPANDPATSSDKKRTSQSIRVDLEKIDSLINLLGELVITQSMLSIYGDSEKYPQFERLTEGLTQLERHTRDLQEGVMRIRMLPIDFCFSRFPRMVRDIAKKLNKSIAVEIIGETTEVDKTVIEELTDPLVHLVRNSVDHGIEMPEVRKAKGKPETGTVTLKAFHQVGNIIIEISDDGAGLNTNRIREKAIEKGVIAPDNQLNEQAINELIFAPGFSTAQEVTDLSGRGVGMDVVKRNIKALGGTIDVRSVPEEGTTFIIRLPLTLAILDGQLVKVSGETYIIPMLSIIESIQMKPKDINRVGNKSVSFKWRGNFIPIINLVDTFGCPRRESDKQDLVVVVESDGKQAGILVDELTNHQQVVVKSLEANYAKVSELSGATILGDGSVALIIDVGALISRVRMH encoded by the coding sequence ATGACAGACCCCTTAGAGCGTTTCCGAGCGGTTTTCTTTGAAGAAAGTGCAGAAGCAATTGACGCCATTGAGCGCAACTTGCTCAGCATGAATGAGTCAAATACAGCCATAGATCCGGAAATGATTAACGACATATTTCGTTCCGCCCACTCGCTGAAAGGGGGGAGCGCTACATTTGGCATGGGCTCGCTGACCGAGTTTACCCATGTCATGGAAACACTTCTTGATAAAGTGAGATCATCCGAAATCCATATGACTCAGGAGCTCATTGACTGCCTGTTTTCATCTCTGGATATTTTGCGCAATCTGGTTGCACATTACCAATATCAAGACCCGATTAACGAGCAGGGCATGCTCCAGATCCGCAATGAACTAGAACGCCTTTTAGGCATGCCCAAAGCAACACCTCAATCAGCAGCAGCTCACAAGACTCAAGATGAGCATGAATCCGCAGATGATGAACCTCATACTGATTGGCAGATCAACTTCATACCTCATCCAGAAATCTTATCTACGGGAAACGATCCCCTTCGGTATCTGGAAGAACTGGCTGAACTTGGTAAATTAAAAACCAAATGCGACGTCAGTAAAGTGCCTAATTTACGGGAGCTGGATCCCACCCAAACTTATATTCAATGGCAAATCTTGCTGTCTCCCACCGAGCATGTTGATAGAGATGTGTTAGATGATGTCTTCCTTTGGATAGAAGACGAAGCAGATCTGACTTTCAAGCCAATTGGGGCAACTCTGGAGCAAAGTACAGCGAACTCGAATCAACAAAACGAGGTTAGAGAAGAGCCTGAAACTCCACCAATAAAAACGGTAACTACCGCTCCCATTAAGGCCGCGCCTTCTGAGGCAGCAGTACCTCAACCAGCTAACGACCCAGCCACAAGTTCAGACAAAAAACGAACGTCGCAATCGATTCGCGTTGATTTGGAAAAAATTGACAGCTTAATCAATTTGTTAGGTGAATTGGTTATCACTCAATCCATGTTGAGCATTTATGGCGACTCCGAGAAATACCCTCAATTTGAAAGACTGACCGAAGGTTTGACTCAGTTAGAGCGGCACACTCGAGACCTGCAAGAAGGTGTGATGCGGATCCGAATGCTGCCCATTGATTTCTGTTTCAGCCGCTTCCCGCGCATGGTGCGAGACATAGCGAAAAAGCTAAATAAATCCATCGCGGTTGAGATTATTGGTGAAACGACAGAAGTCGACAAAACCGTTATTGAAGAACTCACTGACCCTCTGGTGCATTTGGTGCGCAACAGCGTCGATCACGGCATTGAAATGCCAGAAGTAAGAAAAGCCAAAGGCAAACCAGAAACAGGAACGGTAACACTGAAAGCGTTCCATCAGGTTGGCAATATCATTATCGAAATATCTGATGATGGAGCAGGACTGAACACCAATCGCATACGAGAGAAAGCCATAGAAAAAGGTGTTATCGCCCCTGATAATCAATTGAACGAACAAGCAATTAATGAACTAATCTTTGCTCCCGGCTTTTCCACCGCTCAGGAAGTCACTGATTTATCAGGTCGCGGCGTGGGCATGGACGTTGTAAAACGTAATATCAAAGCCTTGGGCGGTACTATCGACGTAAGATCGGTTCCCGAAGAAGGTACTACCTTCATCATACGCTTACCTCTCACTTTGGCTATCCTGGATGGACAACTGGTTAAAGTCAGCGGAGAGACCTACATTATTCCAATGTTGTCTATCATTGAATCCATTCAGATGAAGCCCAAAGACATTAACCGGGTCGGAAATAAAAGTGTGTCGTTCAAATGGCGAGGCAACTTTATTCCGATTATTAATCTGGTAGATACCTTTGGTTGTCCACGAAGAGAAAGTGACAAGCAAGATCTGGTGGTGGTGGTTGAAAGTGATGGTAAACAAGCCGGCATTTTAGTGGATGAGCTCACTAACCACCAGCAAGTGGTTGTGAAGTCGCTGGAAGCCAACTACGCCAAAGTCAGCGAGCTGTCAGGAGCTACGATATTAGGCGATGGTTCTGTTGCTCTTATCATTGATGTAGGTGCACTAATTTCCAGGGTGAGGATGCATTGA
- a CDS encoding response regulator, whose translation MKHDILIADDDEHLREVLDLMFQDSFNIHFAETGQETIDAIQKHHFHFVILDIHLPGKSGIQICREISKLEIACQPQIVILSADSNEKLVREAYELGVGDYICKPFNVTAFKERMLRFSRDIDKIKELENKDGDIKGMAETAMLQAASYGSGLELISRLNNCRTPKSLAKEIMSHLYHKGFHTAVQLRSHSKVYSFDVDVSDCSDIELQIFDLLKTHGRIYHFGKRSIFNDEHVSILVKNMPLAGTRSYDALLDLAAKLVPAVNARFISLCEHHALLETKAALGKAIALVAENVAKMEKEKREMMQAIESKVAMSFHQLHMDEEQEQYFVELIENEIRRCETTEYLDDIQSSIAECMKFLEDVDESDHHDKDDDPDINHDIELF comes from the coding sequence GTGAAGCATGACATTTTAATCGCTGATGATGACGAGCATTTGCGAGAAGTTCTTGATTTGATGTTTCAGGATAGTTTCAATATCCACTTTGCTGAAACGGGTCAAGAAACCATTGATGCTATTCAAAAACATCATTTCCATTTTGTTATTCTAGATATTCACCTGCCTGGTAAATCAGGTATACAGATTTGCCGCGAAATTTCCAAGCTTGAGATCGCTTGCCAACCTCAAATCGTTATTTTAAGTGCTGATAGTAATGAGAAATTAGTACGGGAAGCCTACGAATTAGGGGTTGGTGATTATATTTGCAAGCCCTTCAATGTCACCGCTTTTAAAGAACGGATGCTGCGTTTTTCCAGAGATATCGACAAAATTAAGGAGCTGGAAAACAAGGATGGAGACATTAAAGGTATGGCTGAAACTGCCATGTTACAGGCCGCTTCCTATGGTAGTGGTTTAGAACTCATTTCTCGATTAAACAATTGTCGTACACCGAAATCTCTGGCCAAAGAAATAATGTCCCATCTCTATCACAAGGGGTTTCATACGGCTGTTCAATTACGCTCCCATTCAAAGGTATATAGCTTTGATGTGGATGTGAGTGATTGCAGTGATATTGAGCTTCAAATTTTTGATTTACTTAAAACACACGGACGAATCTACCATTTTGGGAAACGTTCAATTTTCAATGACGAGCATGTTTCTATTTTGGTAAAAAATATGCCTTTAGCAGGAACTCGCTCCTATGACGCCTTACTGGATTTGGCTGCCAAATTAGTGCCTGCGGTTAATGCCAGGTTTATTTCGTTATGTGAGCATCATGCATTGCTTGAAACCAAAGCGGCATTGGGTAAAGCGATCGCACTTGTTGCTGAAAACGTGGCAAAGATGGAAAAAGAAAAGCGTGAAATGATGCAGGCCATTGAAAGTAAGGTGGCCATGAGTTTTCACCAACTTCATATGGACGAAGAGCAAGAGCAGTATTTTGTTGAGTTAATAGAGAATGAAATTCGGCGTTGTGAGACAACTGAGTATCTGGATGATATTCAGTCCAGTATTGCCGAATGTATGAAGTTTCTTGAAGATGTGGATGAAAGCGATCACCATGACAAAGACGACGACCCCGATATTAATCATGATATAGAATTGTTTTAG
- a CDS encoding methyl-accepting chemotaxis protein, whose product MTATALIALAFLINIAFAWQNAPDSQFTVMILAVSIVGIIIAVWSGQNAGKGNADEVQNLANKLRHTTAKLEKGDVDNLPEDTIGGSPEFAPANQSLTELLGAIRETHTHQTREYASLKKKHLTSEKAVQTATTHLMFADENYNIVYLNDSLKSMLATHEAKLAAHFSGFKLSTLIGSNIDIFHKAPSHQRNILDNLKGKFSSEISVGDLLFGLTINPVVSEEGVRTGTVVEWQDLSDRAAAEELRKENQRISTALGSVSTNVMLADPDYNIIYLNDSLRTMMNKYVEKFRTIRSDFDPDHLLGKCIDIFHKNPAHQRKVLDSLTSTYEAEITLVDIHLKLTANPVIDEQGNRLGTTLEWADITFLKQQEVVAKENARIKVALDNVTNNIMVADDNLVIVYLNQAVVRMLRNAASDIRKDLPHFDPDNLLGKNIDVFHKNPEHQRMMLAKLESPYKTKIIVGGRHFNLIATPVKSEAGVRIGTVVEWNDITAQVIVEQEVEKLVSDVSEGRLGALISTEGKDGFFLNVSNGLNDLSQTINAFVKDVSAAMLKLSTGDLNISIDNQYQGNFGEVATALNDTVAKLNEVLGNIKLATDSIRSSNHEISIGNDQLSDRTEKQASNLEETAASLEQLTSNVRNTADNATTANQAANSAREQARNGESIVTEAVQSMSAIKESSNKIVEIISVIDDIAFQTNLLALNASVEAARAGEQGRGFAVVANEVRNLAQRSAVSAKEIKELIDVSSARVNTGSDQVNKCGEALKDILTHVDELSTLIADIANSTNEQAAGIGQVNQAVAELDDITQQNAALAEEASSASQSSVQQVDDMVEIVSFFQLDGEASAAPRVPRAAPPVARSKPISKPKPKVSKPSTSASAPISSSYDDSDDDWQEF is encoded by the coding sequence ATGACGGCTACAGCTTTAATCGCCTTAGCCTTTTTAATCAATATCGCATTTGCTTGGCAAAACGCTCCCGACAGCCAATTTACCGTAATGATTTTAGCGGTTTCCATTGTCGGTATTATCATCGCTGTATGGAGTGGGCAAAATGCAGGAAAGGGAAATGCCGACGAGGTTCAAAACCTCGCCAACAAACTTCGTCACACCACAGCTAAACTTGAGAAAGGAGATGTTGATAATCTCCCGGAAGATACTATTGGTGGTAGCCCTGAGTTTGCTCCTGCAAATCAATCCCTGACGGAATTACTGGGTGCGATTAGAGAAACCCACACCCACCAGACGAGGGAATATGCGTCTCTGAAGAAAAAACATCTAACATCAGAGAAAGCGGTTCAAACAGCAACTACCCATCTAATGTTTGCCGATGAAAACTACAATATTGTTTATCTGAATGACAGTTTGAAAAGCATGTTAGCTACCCACGAAGCAAAATTGGCAGCTCATTTTTCAGGGTTTAAATTGTCAACATTGATCGGTTCCAATATTGATATTTTCCACAAAGCCCCATCACATCAACGTAACATTCTTGATAACTTGAAAGGCAAGTTCAGTTCAGAAATCTCGGTTGGCGACCTTCTTTTCGGTTTAACCATTAACCCAGTGGTTTCAGAAGAAGGAGTGCGTACAGGTACTGTTGTTGAATGGCAAGATTTGTCGGACAGAGCTGCGGCTGAGGAATTACGTAAAGAAAACCAACGCATCAGCACAGCATTGGGTTCCGTTAGTACCAACGTAATGTTGGCTGATCCAGACTACAACATCATTTACCTCAACGACAGCTTGCGCACTATGATGAACAAGTATGTTGAGAAGTTCCGTACTATCCGTAGCGATTTTGACCCCGACCATTTGTTAGGTAAATGCATTGATATCTTTCATAAGAACCCGGCTCATCAAAGAAAAGTGCTAGATTCATTAACCAGCACCTATGAAGCCGAAATCACTCTCGTTGATATACACCTAAAACTAACCGCAAACCCGGTTATTGACGAACAAGGCAACCGACTAGGCACGACTCTGGAGTGGGCAGATATCACCTTCCTGAAACAACAGGAAGTCGTTGCCAAAGAGAACGCCAGGATCAAGGTAGCTTTGGACAACGTAACCAATAACATCATGGTTGCCGACGACAATCTGGTCATTGTTTATTTGAACCAGGCCGTGGTTAGAATGCTGCGTAACGCTGCCAGTGATATTCGTAAGGATTTACCACATTTTGACCCAGACAACCTGCTTGGCAAAAACATCGATGTGTTCCACAAAAACCCTGAACATCAACGTATGATGCTGGCCAAACTGGAAAGTCCATATAAAACCAAGATCATTGTCGGAGGCAGACACTTCAACCTGATTGCAACACCGGTTAAATCTGAAGCGGGTGTGAGAATCGGTACAGTGGTTGAGTGGAACGACATTACGGCGCAAGTCATCGTAGAGCAAGAAGTTGAAAAACTGGTTTCGGATGTTAGCGAAGGCAGACTCGGCGCACTGATTAGCACAGAAGGTAAGGATGGCTTCTTCCTGAACGTGTCTAATGGCTTGAATGACCTGTCGCAAACCATCAATGCTTTCGTCAAAGATGTCAGCGCAGCCATGCTGAAACTGTCTACTGGTGACTTGAATATCAGCATTGATAACCAGTACCAAGGTAATTTCGGCGAAGTGGCAACAGCTCTTAATGACACCGTAGCCAAACTTAATGAGGTTCTTGGCAACATTAAACTAGCAACAGATTCTATTCGCTCTTCAAACCATGAGATCTCTATTGGTAATGATCAACTTTCAGATCGCACAGAGAAGCAGGCTTCTAATCTGGAAGAAACCGCAGCCAGCCTGGAGCAGCTAACCAGTAATGTGCGCAACACTGCCGATAATGCGACAACAGCAAATCAGGCGGCTAATAGTGCTAGAGAGCAAGCGCGTAACGGTGAATCCATTGTTACCGAAGCTGTACAATCAATGTCAGCGATTAAAGAAAGCTCTAACAAGATTGTAGAAATCATTAGTGTGATTGATGACATTGCTTTCCAAACTAACCTGTTAGCATTAAACGCATCGGTTGAGGCCGCCAGAGCGGGTGAACAAGGCCGAGGCTTCGCAGTAGTAGCAAACGAAGTACGGAATTTGGCGCAACGTTCAGCGGTATCAGCAAAAGAGATCAAGGAACTGATAGACGTTAGCTCTGCTCGCGTTAACACTGGTAGCGATCAGGTTAATAAATGCGGTGAGGCTCTGAAAGATATTCTGACTCATGTAGACGAGCTTTCAACACTCATTGCTGATATTGCTAATTCAACCAATGAGCAAGCCGCGGGTATTGGTCAGGTGAATCAGGCGGTTGCCGAGTTGGATGATATAACGCAACAAAACGCAGCATTAGCAGAAGAAGCTTCTTCTGCCAGCCAATCATCGGTACAACAAGTCGACGACATGGTGGAAATTGTCAGCTTCTTCCAACTTGATGGTGAAGCAAGTGCTGCGCCTCGGGTTCCAAGAGCGGCACCACCGGTAGCGAGATCAAAGCCAATCTCAAAACCAAAACCGAAAGTAAGCAAACCAAGCACATCGGCCAGCGCTCCAATATCTTCGTCTTATGACGATTCTGACGATGACTGGCAGGAATTCTAA
- a CDS encoding DMT family transporter: MDNIKKSLVSLHVAVFLLGITALFSKLIPMSATDIVFARSVVACVALFAMLKFAGQSIRLRSAKDYWMGLLLGLMMSAHWVTYFAAMQYSTVAIGMIALFTFPMITVLLEPFFEPIKLVWQDIASALIVFVGIGLIVPEVSLDNDITVGILLGIISAVFYALRNLVHRKHFTHYSGSHAMMIQALVVVFSLTFFISEDIANADSYTWFLVILLGTMCTAAPHALIASSLQHLRAKTFSLIACIQPLYGVIFAMLILSENPSWQTLVGGLLVLSAAIYETVNTHRLHQQSKAD, from the coding sequence GTGGATAACATCAAAAAGAGCTTGGTCTCACTACACGTCGCGGTATTCCTGCTGGGTATTACGGCGCTTTTTTCCAAGCTCATTCCCATGTCGGCGACGGACATAGTCTTTGCAAGATCCGTCGTTGCCTGCGTCGCTCTGTTTGCCATGCTCAAATTTGCCGGGCAATCGATCCGGCTTCGCAGTGCCAAAGACTACTGGATGGGCTTGCTGCTTGGGCTGATGATGTCCGCTCACTGGGTCACCTATTTTGCAGCCATGCAATATTCGACCGTTGCCATTGGCATGATAGCCCTGTTTACCTTCCCTATGATCACTGTGTTGTTGGAACCCTTTTTTGAACCTATCAAACTGGTTTGGCAAGATATTGCCAGTGCCTTGATTGTTTTCGTAGGAATAGGGTTAATTGTACCTGAAGTCTCACTGGACAATGACATTACGGTCGGCATTTTACTGGGTATTATTTCTGCGGTTTTCTATGCTCTGCGCAATCTGGTACACCGCAAACATTTCACCCATTATTCAGGCTCCCATGCCATGATGATTCAAGCTCTCGTTGTGGTTTTCAGCTTAACGTTCTTTATTTCGGAAGACATTGCCAACGCCGACAGCTACACCTGGTTTTTAGTTATTTTGCTTGGCACTATGTGTACAGCTGCCCCCCATGCGTTAATCGCTTCAAGTTTACAGCACTTACGCGCAAAAACATTTTCACTGATTGCCTGTATTCAACCTCTCTATGGCGTTATTTTCGCAATGTTGATATTGTCAGAAAATCCATCCTGGCAAACTCTGGTTGGTGGCTTACTGGTGTTAAGTGCTGCGATTTATGAAACCGTAAACACACACCGATTACATCAACAATCAAAAGCTGATTAA
- a CDS encoding response regulator, with translation MKKILTVDDSASMRAMVVFTLRGEGFDVTEAVNGKEGLDKAKTGEFDLIISDVNMPIMDGIEFVSNVRKEEKYRFTPILMLTTESGTDKKQEGKAAGATGWIVKPFDPQKLIAVVRKVLR, from the coding sequence ATGAAGAAAATTCTCACAGTTGACGACTCTGCATCGATGCGTGCCATGGTAGTTTTCACGCTTCGAGGTGAAGGGTTTGATGTGACGGAAGCGGTCAACGGTAAAGAAGGACTGGACAAGGCTAAGACTGGTGAGTTTGATCTCATAATCTCCGACGTCAATATGCCTATCATGGATGGAATAGAATTTGTTTCCAATGTAAGAAAAGAAGAAAAGTACAGATTTACTCCTATACTGATGTTAACGACTGAATCAGGTACAGATAAAAAACAAGAAGGTAAAGCAGCAGGTGCCACTGGTTGGATTGTTAAACCCTTTGATCCACAAAAACTTATCGCTGTTGTAAGAAAGGTTTTACGCTAG